cataAGCTCTTAGTGCACAGCTGCCTTTGCCAAGTCAGAAGGGGCTCTGGAGGAGACCTATTTCATGCCGTTCTTAACTTGGGACACACAAGGGTGCAGGTCACAGGGGTGGTGTGGTTAGGTGGCTGACACTGGGCTTCGCAAACCCTTCTGCCCCCTGCCCATCGCCTTAGGGAGGCACACACCTGAAGGCCACGTAGTGCAGGCCCATGCCAGCCAGCATGATCAGGAGGCAGTACCCCAGCACTCGCCGGTTGTGTTTGTGCTGCTGCTGCCTGGACTCTGGTCCCTGAGGCCTCACTTTATGAAATTGGGCCCAGTATTGTTCATTGGGGGGTGCCCCAGAACTGCTTGGAGGAAGAAGAAGGGACAGTGTAAGGATGAGTCCAGCCAGACAGGCCTCCTGGCTTCTGCTCCCCAGCCTCGCCTCACCCCTCCAATCCCCTTATCTCCCTGTTCACGCCTCTTCCTGGGACCCATCCTGATAATGTCCATGCCAAAGGGCTCAACACTTGGAGGTGGTGAGCTGGGGGCTGGACCACTGTACCTGTATGCCTGGTGAGCAGACCTGGGGTGGGCTGTGGTTCCTGGAGACTTTGGGGAAGCTGCTGAGCGGAGCTGGTGGTCATAGCTGCGGCGGCTCTGCTCACGGCTCAACACTTGGTATGCTTCACTCAGCTCCACAAAGCGACTGTGCAGGGCTGGGTTCCCGGGGTCCCGGTCAGGGTGCAGCTGGGGTGGAGCAAGACTCCCCTCATCTCCCTTTCCATGCCCCTTCCCGGGACCCATCCTGATAATGTCCACCCCAAAGGGCTCATGCCATTCCCAGAGGCCCTGCCTGGGGAGTGACCCTCACTCTCAGGCCTGCCCATCCCTGTAAAACACCACAGTCAGGAAGCACAGGCTTCTGCCTCCTCCCCTTGTGTAAGTCCTTCCCACCTGCTGCCTGGCTCTCACTGTAAGTCCTGGATCCAGCTTTCTCAAGAGCAGGCAGGCCAAGTGAACCAAGCCCAGCCCATCAGACAGGCCTCCTGGCTCCTGCCCCCCAGCCTTTCCTCCCACTGGGCAGATCTCTCCCCGTGGGGCACCTCCCCCTCCCTGTGAATGCTGAGGGAATATGCACCAGCCAGAGTTAGCTTCTCAGTTCCATTTCTGAGAATTTGAAGCATACCCCATCTGGCTCAGATTTCCCTTCCCCCTCTCCACTTAAAACCACGGGTACCTCTTTGGACTTGGAGAAGAAAGCTCGTTTAACTTCTTCAGCGCTGGCACCAGGCTGCACCCCCAAGAGTTCGTAGTAGTTACTGGGGCCAGACCTGTGGAGAAAGGCCCAATCCTGCCAGGGCTAAGGAAGACACAGGATACCCCTTCCCCACCCACTTGGGCCACCCTTTGACTCAGCATCCTGGTGCTCAGGGTTGAGCCAGGATAGTCTCTGTAAATCATCCCTCCCTATTTGAATGTTCCAGGTATGGGGCAGATCAAAATGTCTCCAAGTGTAGTTTTCAAATTCCTTGCATCAGAAACACctgaaaattatattttggtttttgttttgatcatgttttttaaaataaattcttgggacttccttggccgtccagtggctaagactcagggCTTCCACCACAAGGagcctaggttccatccctggtcaagggaaCATGCCCTGCAGTGcgcccaaaagaaaaaaaaagaaaaaattattgagCCCCACCTCATTCCTGCAAATCAAAGTCTCCAAGTGGGACCCAGGAATCTGCAATTTTGTAAgcgcaccccccgcccccggccccccgTGTTATGCACAATGATGCTTAACAACCACCTGAGTTGTAGGAAGGGCACTAGGTTTGACTTGGGTTCAAATTTCAGATCTGTATGACCTTAGGGGTTATCCCTTAATCTCTGATACTGTGTCTTCAGCAGTGAAGGGGAGAGTAACCCGACAAATCTGTAAGGCGCCTGACACAGAGCTATCCCAGCACCTAGCCCAGCGCCTAGAATTGGGCAGGCCAGCAACAAAAACCTACTGAATGACCGGGCCTGATCCCGGGGGCCCGACTCACCGCTGCCGGGCGGCCGCTGCGAAGAACCAAATGGGAGGGTTGAGGGGCCACAGCCGGCATAGGCGCAGGGGCAGCATGGCGGCAGGCGGGGAGCTGGTGAAAAGAGACCACaaagaggagtgggatgggaccCCTTGAATCGGAGGGAATGAGGAGCGGGGGCGTGCTGGCCCTGTTTAAATGCGAAGGAAAACTGAAGCAGGCCCGGGGGGCTCAGGGGCGTTTGGAGCCTTCTTGCTGAAAACCAGATCTGTGTTCTGGCCCCGTTCCCGCCTCTGTCCCGTGCGTCCAAGCCGCCCTCCACGTTCGTCTCGGAGTCTGGGCCACTAGCCCGGGACTCGgagaccccctccccaccctgggagTATTGTGGGGGGCGGGTGCAGGAGGAGCCACACCAAGCCCCGCCCTCACTGCACTCACGGACTCCGCGGCGGCCGCCATTTCCTGCTCTTAGCCAGGCCCCGCCTCCGCACTCTTATTGGCTTAGGCACCCAGACACGCCCACAAGCCCGGAGGGGCGTCCGTTCGGCGAAGCCCCGCCTCCGCACGCCCTTTGGCCTTTCACGCCTCACCCAGGCCGCAGGGCTTGCAGAGACGCGCCGGGACCCACCCGGGGAGCCGGCGGGACTGGTCCTGCTCTTGAGTGAGGCTTTCAGTTCAGCCTCTGTTGCTCACTCCTTCGGACATGGCTGTTACTCCACTCTGCACCGAGACGCATTTCACAAAGCAGTTTCCACCCGTAAAGTGAAGTGTGAaaattagtcgctcagtcgtgtccgactctgcgaccccgtggactgtagcccgctaggctcctctgtccataggattttccaggcaagaataatggagtgagtagctatttccttctccaggggatcttccagacccagggatcaaacccgggtctcctgcattgcaggcagattcgggAAACCCTTCCACCCCACAGTCAGCCTGGAACCTCACTGGAACCTTGCAAAGGGGCACGGCCCTCAGCTTGCAGgggggaaaactgaggctgggcCTTTTTTTAACCCAAGTCACTTGTCCTGTCTCTCTCACCCACCCTGGGCTCTCCCAGTGGCCCCCTCTGTCTCATGGAAACAGCAGATGCCAAAGGAATCCAAGAATAAAGTCCTTTATTGTCTTCCGAGCTGTGGTGATAGGGCTGGGAACTCCGGGAGACTCAGGTGGAACTTCCCTGGACCCGGTTGTAGAGGAAGATGGCGCCTTTGGCTGAGGGGCAGAGCTCAGCCCACATTTCAGTCTCCTGCAACCTCTGCATACTCTGTGGGGAGAGACAGTGAGACCCAGACATCTCAGCCTCAGGTTTCTTGTGGGAGCTGTGCCCACAGTTCCTGAGCCTCAGAGCCTCATGTTAAGGGGGCTGAGCAGGTCTCCAGCACTCTCCCTTGGGCTGAAGGCAACCCCGCGAGGACTTGTAACTCTGGAGAGAAGCTCTGAGATCTGGGAGCCCTGTCTGACCCAGGCCTGGGAGACACGTGCATCACCAGGCCTCTGCAGGCCCCAACCCAGCTGCTTATCCAGCTGCTTGCCACCTCGAACCTGTTTCTCCACAAAGATGATTCCTGTGGATTCGTGGGCCTCAGGTCCCCCACTCATGTAGTGTCTCCTCACCTGCTCAGAAGTCAGGCTGCACCTGGACAGGATGTGAGAGTGGCCTGGTGAGTGCTTAGCCCCAGAGGGTCCCTGTGGAGCCCCAGCTCCCTCAGCCATGCCCCTCAACCACCCACCTACCCCAGGACCCAGGACTCTGTCCCCCAGAGATCACTCACTGGACGTAGAACTCAGCACTGGCACGGCCGGCACTGGTCTCATTGCAGGCGATGCCCAACAGCAGCGGCTGGCTCAGGGTGAGTGGCGGCACATTCACCTGGAGCCAGGGGTACCACCTCTCAGTGCCCAATGCCCACATCCCTGCCCCCTCAGTGAAGAACAGCATGTTACCCTAATACAGCATTTTACAGTTTGTAGTTCAAGTGCcaagagtcacaaaaagtcagatctTGGACACATTCATTTCATGTGGGAAAAACAGAACTGGAGAGATGGAACAGTTTGCCCAGAGTCACCCAGGGGAAGTTGATTTAGTAACTGGGACTCCTATTTACCCCTCTTTTCAACAAACCTGGCAGCAGAGTAGGCAAGACATTTATCATTATCCCCATTGTAGGGAGGAAAACCTTGAGGCACATAGAGAAAAGGGTTAGAATTCCACTTCAAGTGTGCCTAGCTGCAAAGCCAAGCTCTTTGTTCAAGGCCAGATGcctaggacttccctgacagtcc
Above is a genomic segment from Dama dama isolate Ldn47 chromosome 2, ASM3311817v1, whole genome shotgun sequence containing:
- the DNAJC4 gene encoding dnaJ homolog subfamily C member 4 isoform X1 translates to MLPLRLCRLWPLNPPIWFFAAAARQRSGPSNYYELLGVQPGASAEEVKRAFFSKSKELHPDRDPGNPALHSRFVELSEAYQVLSREQSRRSYDHQLRSAASPKSPGTTAHPRSAHQAYSSSGAPPNEQYWAQFHKVRPQGPESRQQQHKHNRRVLGYCLLIMLAGMGLHYVAFRKLEQLHRSFMDEKDRIITAIYNDTRARARCSPCRANRARLLQEHRQRQQLQPPPGPPQGPGVVPPGP
- the DNAJC4 gene encoding dnaJ homolog subfamily C member 4 isoform X3; the protein is MLPLRLCRLWPLNPPIWFFAAAARQRSGPSNYYELLGVQPGASAEEVKRAFFSKSKELHPDRDPGNPALHSRFVELSEAYQVLSREQSRRSYDHQLRSAASPKSPGTTAHPRSAHQAYSSSGAPPNEQYWAQFHKVRPQGPESRQQQHKHNRRVLGYCLLIMLAGMGLHYVAFRKLEQLHRSFMDEKDRIITAIYNDTRARARANRARLLQEHRQRQQLQPPPGPPQGPGVVPPGP
- the DNAJC4 gene encoding dnaJ homolog subfamily C member 4 isoform X4, which codes for MLPLRLCRLWPLNPPIWFFAAAARQRSGPSNYYELLGVQPGASAEEVKRAFFSKSKELHPDRDPGNPALHSRFVELSEAYQVLSREQSRRSYDHQLRSAASPKSPGTTAHPRSAHQAYSSGAPPNEQYWAQFHKVRPQGPESRQQQHKHNRRVLGYCLLIMLAGMGLHYVAFRKLEQLHRSFMDEKDRIITAIYNDTRARARANRARLLQEHRQRQQLQPPPGPPQGPGVVPPGP
- the DNAJC4 gene encoding dnaJ homolog subfamily C member 4 isoform X2, which produces MLPLRLCRLWPLNPPIWFFAAAARQRSGPSNYYELLGVQPGASAEEVKRAFFSKSKELHPDRDPGNPALHSRFVELSEAYQVLSREQSRRSYDHQLRSAASPKSPGTTAHPRSAHQAYSSGAPPNEQYWAQFHKVRPQGPESRQQQHKHNRRVLGYCLLIMLAGMGLHYVAFRKLEQLHRSFMDEKDRIITAIYNDTRARARCSPCRANRARLLQEHRQRQQLQPPPGPPQGPGVVPPGP